One window from the genome of Rhodococcus sp. ABRD24 encodes:
- a CDS encoding DUF3097 domain-containing protein: MSSSNMYGGDIFAGHSRARKPTTPQVPAERDLVVEDAASGFCGAVVGIERTYDGDFVRLEDSARRTRLFAMREAAFLIDGRPVTLVRPVPQPQKVAAQRSASGSTRVEGLRARTALPSRIWVEGVHDAALVERVWGHDLRVEGVVVEHLEGLDNLADRLVEFDPGPGRKVGVLVDHLVTGSKEERLTQGLGPHVMVTGHPYIDVWEAVRPTAVGIEFWPKVPRGQDWKTGICNALGWGTPQEGWRRVYGAVSSFRDLEAPLIGAVERLVDFVTAD; this comes from the coding sequence GTGAGCTCGAGCAACATGTACGGCGGCGATATCTTCGCCGGCCACTCCCGCGCCCGGAAGCCGACGACTCCGCAGGTACCTGCCGAACGCGATCTGGTGGTCGAGGACGCTGCGAGCGGGTTCTGCGGCGCGGTGGTCGGCATCGAACGAACCTACGACGGCGACTTCGTGCGTCTCGAGGATTCGGCGCGACGCACCCGACTGTTCGCGATGCGGGAGGCCGCATTCCTCATCGACGGTCGTCCGGTGACCTTGGTGCGTCCGGTGCCGCAGCCGCAGAAGGTGGCGGCGCAGCGTTCGGCGTCCGGCTCGACGAGGGTGGAGGGGCTGCGGGCGCGGACCGCGCTGCCCAGCCGGATCTGGGTGGAGGGTGTGCACGACGCCGCGCTGGTCGAGCGGGTGTGGGGGCACGACCTGCGCGTGGAAGGTGTGGTCGTCGAACACCTCGAGGGTCTCGACAACCTCGCGGACCGCTTGGTCGAGTTCGATCCCGGACCGGGGCGGAAGGTGGGCGTGCTGGTCGACCACCTGGTCACCGGTTCGAAAGAGGAGCGGCTGACGCAGGGGCTCGGTCCACACGTCATGGTTACCGGTCACCCGTACATCGACGTGTGGGAAGCCGTGCGGCCCACAGCAGTCGGTATCGAGTTCTGGCCGAAAGTCCCACGGGGGCAGGACTGGAAGACCGGTATCTGCAATGCCCTCGGCTGGGGCACCCCGCAGGAAGGGTGGCGCCGGGTGTACGGCGCCGTGAGCAGCTTCCGAGATCTCGAGGCGCCGTTGATCGGTGCCGTCGAACGGCTTGTCGACTTCGTCACTGCTGACTGA
- a CDS encoding NfeD family protein codes for MAALIWLVAGVLLATAEALAGGFFLLMLSGAALATAAVTAISDFPVWIDAVVFGVVSLALVVGLRPALLRRFGVPPEVPTNTAALSGKQALVLEEVGANAGQVKLGGDVWTARPLDVTEVYPPGTTVTVIEIDGATAVVWRGP; via the coding sequence GTGGCGGCTCTGATTTGGCTGGTGGCGGGCGTGTTACTGGCGACGGCCGAGGCGCTGGCCGGTGGGTTCTTCCTACTGATGCTGTCCGGCGCTGCGCTCGCGACTGCCGCCGTCACGGCGATTTCCGACTTTCCGGTGTGGATCGACGCCGTCGTGTTCGGGGTGGTTTCCCTCGCGCTGGTGGTCGGGCTCCGGCCGGCATTGCTGCGGCGGTTCGGGGTCCCACCCGAGGTGCCCACCAATACGGCGGCGCTGAGCGGCAAGCAGGCGTTGGTGCTCGAAGAGGTTGGTGCGAACGCCGGGCAGGTCAAGCTCGGCGGTGACGTGTGGACGGCCCGGCCGCTCGACGTCACCGAGGTTTATCCGCCGGGCACCACGGTGACAGTGATTGAGATCGACGGCGCGACTGCCGTCGTCTGGAGGGGACCCTAG
- a CDS encoding SPFH domain-containing protein, with protein sequence MAALIVLAVIVVLVVILVAKSVALVPQAEAAVIERLGRYVKTVSGQLTFLIPFVDRIRAKVDLRERVVSFAPQPVITQDNLTLSIDTVVYFQVTNPQAAVYEISNYIAAVEQLTITTLRNVVGGMTLEETLTSRDSINGQLRGVLDDATGRWGLRVARVELKSIDPPPSIQESMEKQMKADREKRATILTAEGHRESSIKTAEGAKQSQILSAEGAKQAAILAAEGERQSRILRAQGERAAKYLQAQGEAKSIEKVFAAIKAGKPTPEMLAYQYLQTLPQMAQGDANKVWLVPSDFGDALKGFAKTLGAPGEDGVFRYEPSAEAEDLPRPEDDSEEVAGWFETKTDPAVERAVRAAEAVARTPVESLVPEHLLGGADEPGELPPAKE encoded by the coding sequence ATGGCTGCACTCATAGTTTTGGCCGTCATCGTCGTGTTGGTGGTGATCCTGGTCGCGAAGTCGGTGGCTCTGGTCCCGCAGGCCGAGGCGGCAGTGATCGAGCGGCTCGGCCGCTACGTGAAGACCGTGTCTGGGCAGTTGACGTTCCTGATTCCGTTCGTCGACCGGATAAGGGCCAAGGTCGATCTGCGCGAGCGTGTTGTGTCGTTCGCGCCGCAGCCGGTCATCACGCAGGACAACCTGACCCTGTCCATTGACACGGTCGTGTACTTCCAGGTGACCAATCCGCAGGCGGCGGTGTACGAGATCAGCAACTACATCGCCGCCGTCGAGCAGCTCACCATCACCACGCTGCGCAACGTCGTGGGTGGTATGACGCTGGAGGAGACACTGACCTCGCGTGACTCGATCAACGGTCAGTTGCGCGGGGTGCTCGACGACGCGACCGGACGCTGGGGTCTACGGGTGGCCCGTGTCGAGCTCAAGAGCATCGACCCGCCGCCGTCGATCCAGGAGTCGATGGAGAAGCAGATGAAGGCCGACCGCGAGAAGCGGGCGACGATTCTCACTGCGGAAGGACATCGCGAGTCGTCCATCAAGACTGCCGAGGGTGCCAAGCAGAGCCAGATCCTGTCTGCGGAGGGCGCCAAGCAGGCGGCGATTCTCGCGGCAGAGGGTGAACGGCAGTCTCGCATCCTGCGCGCGCAGGGTGAGCGGGCCGCGAAGTACCTGCAGGCGCAGGGCGAGGCCAAGTCCATCGAGAAGGTGTTCGCGGCTATCAAGGCGGGCAAGCCGACTCCTGAGATGCTGGCGTACCAGTATCTGCAGACGCTGCCACAGATGGCGCAGGGCGATGCCAACAAGGTGTGGCTGGTGCCCAGCGACTTCGGTGACGCCCTCAAGGGCTTCGCGAAGACACTCGGCGCGCCCGGCGAGGACGGCGTCTTCCGGTACGAGCCCAGTGCCGAGGCCGAGGACCTGCCGCGTCCTGAGGACGACTCGGAGGAAGTGGCGGGCTGGTTCGAGACCAAGACCGACCCAGCTGTAGAACGCGCCGTGCGCGCGGCCGAGGCTGTGGCCCGGACCCCGGTCGAGTCCCTCGTCCCCGAGCATCTCCTCGGCGGCGCGGACGAGCCAGGCGAGCTGCCTCCGGCCAAGGAGTAG